One genomic window of Mycolicibacterium neoaurum includes the following:
- the treY gene encoding malto-oligosyltrehalose synthase, with translation MGVPVSTYRLQMRGDAFTFADALALLDYLDELGVSHLYLSPILTAAVGSTHGYDVTDPTTISAALGGPDGFAALSAAARERGLGVIVDIVPNHVGVEDPRANPWWWDVLTHGRDSAYGAYFDIDWDLADGRIVLPVLGSDDDIAGLAVDGDVLRLGDRTWPIAPGTGSGTVEQVYGRQHYKLIGWRNNVCGYRRFFSITSLAGLRQEDPEVFAASHAEVARWFSDGLVDGLRIDHPDGLTDPADYLARLRELVGQDAWIVIEKILAPDEALDTALPVDGATGYDALREVGGVFIDPSARSELDGLYGGTSEYASQIAELKRTAATVTLASELARVRRTIVAETRTDHPQLPESITALLTHIGVYRFDYPALAALGPVAIAETISARPDLAAPLQIVATALAGAGESAKRIQQLCGAVTAKAVEDCQFYRDARLVTLNEVGGEPDLFGVSAAEFHARNATRAALWPHAMVTTSTHDTKRSEDVRARIGVLSQVPALWADRVARWSQVVIAPDADTALFLWQNIFGVWPVDGEVTDELRTRLHAYAEKAIREAGVHTTWNDPNTEFEAAVHDWLDAVLDGPVGTELTALVGRLQPHALNDAVGQKLLALTVPGIPDVYQGTELLDDSLVDPDNRRPVDYSVRRKALTELADPKMRIVNAALRSRRERPETYLSGGYRPLLAGGPAADHVLAYSRGADVVVAVSRCTARLEDTGWGETSVTLPEGHWTDRLTGRTFVGVADAADLFAELPGVLLERV, from the coding sequence ATGGGTGTCCCGGTCTCCACATATCGACTGCAGATGCGCGGGGACGCGTTCACTTTCGCCGATGCACTCGCCCTGCTCGACTACCTGGACGAGTTGGGGGTCAGCCATCTGTACCTGTCCCCCATCCTGACCGCCGCGGTGGGCTCGACGCACGGCTACGACGTCACCGATCCCACCACGATCTCCGCGGCCCTCGGCGGTCCCGACGGGTTTGCCGCTCTGTCGGCCGCGGCGCGCGAGCGGGGCCTCGGCGTGATCGTGGACATCGTGCCCAATCACGTCGGCGTGGAGGATCCCCGGGCCAACCCCTGGTGGTGGGATGTGCTCACCCACGGCAGGGATTCGGCGTACGGCGCGTACTTCGACATCGACTGGGATCTGGCCGACGGACGAATCGTGTTGCCGGTGCTGGGTTCTGACGATGACATCGCCGGGTTGGCCGTCGACGGCGACGTGTTGCGCCTGGGCGACCGGACGTGGCCGATCGCGCCGGGTACCGGCAGCGGCACCGTCGAGCAGGTCTATGGGCGCCAGCACTACAAGCTGATTGGCTGGCGCAACAACGTGTGCGGGTATCGCCGATTCTTCTCCATCACCTCGCTGGCCGGATTGCGCCAGGAAGACCCCGAGGTGTTCGCCGCATCGCATGCCGAAGTGGCCCGGTGGTTCAGCGACGGACTGGTCGACGGGCTGCGCATCGACCACCCCGACGGGTTGACCGACCCCGCCGACTACCTGGCGCGGCTGCGCGAACTCGTCGGCCAGGACGCCTGGATCGTGATCGAGAAGATTTTGGCCCCCGACGAGGCCCTGGACACCGCGCTGCCGGTCGATGGCGCCACCGGTTACGACGCGTTGCGCGAAGTGGGGGGCGTCTTCATCGATCCTTCCGCCCGGTCCGAACTCGACGGGCTCTACGGCGGTACCTCCGAGTACGCGAGCCAGATCGCCGAGCTCAAGAGGACGGCAGCGACGGTGACCCTGGCCAGCGAGCTGGCCCGGGTGCGCCGGACGATCGTCGCCGAGACGCGGACCGACCACCCACAGCTGCCCGAATCGATCACCGCACTGCTGACCCATATCGGCGTCTACCGGTTCGACTATCCCGCCCTCGCCGCACTGGGCCCGGTGGCGATCGCCGAAACCATCTCCGCCCGTCCGGATCTCGCTGCCCCACTGCAGATCGTGGCCACTGCACTTGCCGGAGCCGGCGAATCGGCCAAACGCATCCAGCAGCTGTGTGGTGCCGTCACCGCCAAAGCCGTCGAAGATTGTCAGTTCTACCGGGACGCTCGGTTGGTCACCCTCAACGAGGTCGGTGGCGAACCCGACCTGTTCGGTGTCAGCGCCGCCGAGTTCCATGCCCGCAACGCCACCAGGGCGGCGTTGTGGCCGCACGCGATGGTGACCACTTCCACCCACGACACCAAGCGCAGCGAAGACGTCCGGGCGCGCATCGGCGTGTTGTCCCAGGTGCCTGCGCTCTGGGCCGACCGGGTGGCACGCTGGTCGCAGGTGGTCATCGCTCCCGATGCAGATACCGCGCTGTTCCTGTGGCAGAACATCTTCGGCGTCTGGCCGGTGGATGGCGAGGTAACCGACGAACTGCGCACCCGGCTGCATGCCTATGCCGAGAAAGCGATCCGCGAGGCCGGTGTGCACACCACCTGGAACGACCCGAACACGGAGTTCGAAGCGGCGGTGCACGACTGGTTGGACGCCGTGCTCGACGGACCGGTGGGTACCGAACTCACCGCGCTGGTGGGCCGGCTCCAGCCGCACGCGCTCAATGATGCCGTGGGCCAGAAGCTGCTCGCGCTCACCGTGCCGGGCATTCCCGACGTCTACCAGGGCACCGAACTTCTCGACGACAGCCTGGTCGATCCGGACAACCGGCGACCGGTGGACTACTCGGTTCGTCGAAAGGCGCTCACCGAGCTGGCCGACCCCAAGATGCGGATCGTCAACGCCGCGTTGCGATCACGACGCGAACGGCCCGAGACCTACCTGAGCGGCGGATACCGCCCACTGCTGGCCGGCGGTCCGGCAGCCGATCATGTCCTCGCCTACTCCAGGGGCGCCGACGTCGTGGTGGCGGTCAGCCGATGCACCGCCCGGCTCGAAGACACCGGTTGGGGTGAGACCAGTGTGACGCTGCCCGAGGGTCACTGGACCGACCGATTGACCGGTCGCACGTTCGTCGGCGTCGCCGATGCAGCCGACCTGTTCGCCGAGCTGCCCGGCGTGCTGCTGGAGCGTGTGTGA
- a CDS encoding PPOX class F420-dependent oxidoreductase, giving the protein MPETDTDLTTLSRSRYAMLRTYRRDGTPVDTPMWFTLDGRTMLLRTKIGPKTRRLQAHADVEVAVCDHRGEHVGDFRPGRARLLTGQAAEQANTALHRRYGWQYNVLPMVRIPGVTSVHRDLPLREKLRRATHRALWPDSAMVAIDL; this is encoded by the coding sequence ATGCCAGAAACAGATACCGACCTGACCACCCTGAGCCGATCCCGGTACGCCATGTTGCGCACCTACCGACGCGACGGTACGCCGGTCGACACACCGATGTGGTTCACACTGGACGGACGAACCATGTTGTTACGCACCAAGATCGGTCCCAAGACCCGTCGACTGCAGGCACACGCCGACGTCGAGGTGGCCGTCTGCGATCACCGCGGCGAGCACGTGGGCGACTTCCGTCCGGGCCGGGCCCGCTTGCTCACCGGCCAGGCGGCCGAGCAGGCCAATACCGCGCTGCACCGCCGCTACGGGTGGCAGTACAACGTCCTGCCGATGGTGAGGATCCCCGGTGTCACCAGCGTGCACCGCGACCTCCCGCTGCGCGAAAAGCTGCGTCGGGCAACGCATCGCGCGTTGTGGCCCGACAGCGCGATGGTGGCCATCGACCTGTAG
- the dnaE gene encoding DNA polymerase III subunit alpha produces MGSSFVHLHNHTEYSMLDGAAKVKPMIAEAQRLEMPAIGMTDHGNMFGASEFYNVATAAGIKPIIGIEAYIAPGSRFDTKRVQWGDRSQKGDDVSGSGAYTHMTMVAENAAGLRNLFKLSSLASFEGQLGKWSRMDAELIAEHAEGIIATTGCPSGEVQTRLRLGHEREALEAAAKWQDIFGKENFFLELMDHGIEIERRVRDGLLEVGRKLGIPPLATNDCHYVTREASQTHEALLCVQTGKTLSDPTRFKFDGDGYYLKSAADMRALWDPQVPGACDSTLLIGERVQSYADVWTPRDRMPVFPVPDGHDQQSWLTHEVMTGLAERRFAGAQVPQEYIDRANYEIKVICDKGFPAYFLIVADLINYARSVNIRVGPGRGSAAGSLVAYAMGITNIDPIPHGLLFERFLNPERPSAPDIDIDFDDRRRGEMVRYASDKWGSDRVAQVITFGTIKTKAALKDSARVNYGQPGFAIADRITKALPPPIMAKDIPLSGITDPKHERYKEAAEVRGLIDTDPDVRTIYETARGLEGLVRNAGVHACAVIMSSEPLVDAIPLWKRPQDGAIITGWDYPSCESIGLLKMDFLGLRNLTVIGDALENIKANRGIDLDMDHLPLDDPATYELLSRGDTLGVFQLDGGPMRDLLRRMQPTGFNDIVAVLALYRPGPMGMNAHNDYADRKNGRQPITPIHPELEEPLKEILAETYGLIVYQEQIMFIAQKVASYTMGKADALRKAMGKKKLEVLEAEYKGFKEGMTANGFSEAAVKALWDTILPFAGYAFNKSHAAGYGLVSFWTAYLKANYQAEYMAGLLTSVGDDKDKAAIYLSDCRRLGITVLPPDVNESVHNFASVGDDIRYGLGGVRNVGANVVQSIINARNEKGKYTDFSDYLNKIDIAACNKKVTESLIKAGAFDSLGHPRKGLFLVHADAVDSVLGTKKAEAIGQFDLFGGGDADTGMESVFTIPVPEGEWEDKHKLALEREMLGLYVSGHPLDGVAHLLAAHVDTQIPAILEGDIANDTQVRIGGILASVNRRVNKNGLPWASAQVEDLTGGIEVLFFPQTYSAFGADIADDAVVIVGAKVAIRDDRISLIANDLVVPDFSNAQGDRPVAVSLPTRQCTVDKVTALKQVLARHPGTSQVHLRLISGERITTLELDQSLRVTPSSALMGDLKALLGPGCLGG; encoded by the coding sequence ATGGGCTCCTCGTTCGTGCATCTGCATAACCACACCGAATATTCGATGCTCGACGGCGCGGCCAAGGTCAAGCCGATGATCGCCGAGGCCCAACGCCTGGAGATGCCCGCCATCGGAATGACCGACCACGGCAACATGTTCGGGGCCAGCGAGTTCTACAACGTGGCCACCGCCGCAGGTATCAAACCGATCATCGGTATCGAGGCCTACATCGCCCCCGGTTCGCGATTCGACACCAAGCGCGTGCAGTGGGGTGACCGCAGCCAGAAGGGTGACGACGTCTCCGGTAGCGGCGCCTACACCCACATGACCATGGTCGCCGAGAACGCCGCCGGTCTGCGCAACCTGTTCAAGTTGTCCTCGCTGGCCTCGTTCGAGGGCCAGCTGGGCAAGTGGTCGCGCATGGACGCCGAGCTGATCGCCGAGCATGCCGAGGGCATCATCGCCACGACCGGATGTCCGTCGGGGGAGGTGCAGACCCGGCTGCGGCTCGGGCACGAGCGGGAGGCGCTGGAAGCCGCCGCGAAATGGCAGGACATCTTCGGCAAGGAGAACTTCTTCCTTGAGCTGATGGACCACGGCATCGAGATCGAGCGCCGGGTCCGCGACGGCCTCCTCGAGGTGGGCCGCAAGCTCGGCATCCCGCCGCTGGCCACCAATGACTGCCACTACGTCACCCGCGAGGCCTCGCAGACTCATGAGGCGCTGCTGTGCGTGCAGACCGGCAAGACACTGTCGGATCCCACCCGGTTCAAGTTCGACGGTGACGGTTATTACCTGAAGTCCGCCGCCGACATGCGGGCGCTGTGGGATCCGCAGGTGCCCGGTGCCTGCGATTCCACTCTGCTGATCGGCGAGCGCGTGCAGTCCTACGCCGACGTGTGGACCCCGCGCGACCGGATGCCGGTCTTCCCGGTGCCCGACGGCCATGATCAGCAGTCCTGGCTGACCCACGAGGTGATGACCGGTCTGGCGGAGCGGCGGTTCGCGGGCGCGCAGGTTCCCCAGGAGTACATCGACCGCGCCAACTACGAGATCAAGGTCATCTGCGACAAGGGCTTCCCGGCATACTTCTTGATCGTCGCCGACCTGATCAACTACGCCCGCTCGGTGAACATCCGGGTCGGCCCGGGTCGTGGGTCCGCGGCCGGTTCGCTGGTGGCCTACGCCATGGGCATCACCAACATCGACCCGATCCCGCACGGCCTGCTGTTCGAGCGGTTCCTCAACCCCGAACGCCCGTCGGCACCCGATATCGATATCGACTTCGACGACCGCCGCCGCGGTGAGATGGTGCGCTACGCCTCGGACAAGTGGGGTAGCGACCGGGTCGCCCAGGTGATCACCTTCGGCACCATCAAGACCAAGGCCGCGCTGAAGGACTCTGCCCGGGTCAACTACGGCCAGCCCGGTTTCGCCATCGCCGACCGCATCACCAAGGCGCTGCCGCCGCCGATCATGGCCAAGGACATCCCGCTGTCGGGTATCACCGACCCGAAGCACGAGCGGTACAAGGAAGCCGCCGAGGTGCGGGGGCTGATCGACACCGACCCCGATGTGCGCACCATCTACGAGACCGCGCGCGGTCTGGAGGGTCTGGTCCGCAACGCAGGCGTGCACGCCTGCGCGGTGATCATGAGTTCCGAACCCCTGGTCGACGCGATCCCGCTGTGGAAGCGCCCGCAGGACGGCGCGATCATCACCGGCTGGGACTACCCGTCGTGTGAGTCCATCGGCCTGCTGAAGATGGACTTCCTCGGCCTGCGCAACCTCACCGTCATCGGTGACGCGCTGGAGAACATCAAGGCCAATCGCGGTATCGACCTGGACATGGATCATCTCCCGCTCGATGATCCGGCGACCTATGAGCTGTTGTCCCGCGGCGACACGCTCGGGGTGTTCCAGCTCGACGGTGGGCCGATGCGCGATCTGCTGCGGCGCATGCAGCCGACCGGCTTCAACGACATCGTGGCCGTGCTGGCGCTGTACCGGCCCGGCCCGATGGGTATGAACGCGCACAACGACTATGCCGACCGCAAGAACGGTCGCCAGCCGATCACACCGATCCATCCCGAGCTCGAAGAGCCGCTCAAGGAGATCCTCGCCGAGACCTACGGCCTGATCGTCTACCAAGAGCAGATCATGTTCATCGCGCAGAAGGTCGCGTCCTACACCATGGGTAAGGCCGATGCGCTGCGAAAAGCCATGGGCAAGAAGAAGCTTGAGGTGCTCGAGGCCGAGTACAAGGGCTTCAAGGAGGGGATGACGGCCAACGGGTTCTCCGAGGCCGCGGTGAAGGCGCTGTGGGACACCATCCTGCCGTTCGCCGGGTACGCGTTCAACAAATCGCATGCCGCCGGCTACGGTCTGGTGTCCTTCTGGACGGCCTATCTCAAGGCCAACTACCAGGCCGAATACATGGCGGGTCTGCTCACCTCGGTCGGTGACGACAAGGACAAGGCCGCCATCTACCTGTCGGACTGCCGCCGGCTCGGCATCACCGTGCTACCCCCGGACGTCAACGAGTCGGTGCACAACTTCGCCTCGGTCGGCGACGATATCCGTTATGGCCTGGGCGGGGTGCGCAATGTCGGCGCCAATGTGGTCCAGTCGATCATCAACGCCCGTAACGAAAAGGGTAAGTACACCGACTTCTCGGACTATCTGAACAAGATCGACATCGCCGCCTGCAACAAGAAGGTGACCGAGTCGTTGATCAAGGCCGGCGCCTTCGACTCGCTGGGGCATCCTCGCAAGGGGCTGTTCCTGGTGCACGCCGATGCGGTCGATTCGGTGCTCGGGACCAAGAAGGCCGAGGCCATCGGCCAGTTCGATCTGTTCGGCGGCGGGGACGCCGACACCGGGATGGAGTCGGTGTTCACCATCCCGGTGCCCGAGGGAGAGTGGGAGGACAAGCACAAGCTGGCGCTCGAACGAGAGATGTTGGGCCTCTACGTGTCCGGCCACCCCCTCGACGGTGTCGCCCATCTGCTCGCCGCGCATGTCGACACCCAGATCCCGGCGATCCTGGAAGGCGATATCGCCAACGACACCCAGGTGCGCATCGGCGGAATCCTCGCCTCGGTGAACCGCCGCGTCAACAAGAACGGTCTGCCGTGGGCCTCGGCGCAGGTGGAGGACCTGACCGGCGGTATCGAGGTGCTGTTCTTCCCGCAGACCTATTCGGCGTTCGGCGCCGATATCGCCGATGACGCGGTGGTCATCGTCGGGGCGAAGGTGGCCATCCGGGACGATCGGATCTCGCTGATCGCCAACGACCTTGTGGTGCCCGACTTCTCGAATGCCCAGGGTGATCGTCCCGTCGCCGTCAGCTTGCCGACGCGGCAGTGCACAGTGGACAAGGTGACCGCGCTCAAGCAGGTGCTGGCGCGGCACCCCGGCACCTCGCAGGTGCATCTGCGGCTGATCAGCGGTGAGCGCATCACCACTCTGGAGCTCGATCAGTCACTGCGGGTCACCCCGTCCTCGGCGTTGATGGGCGATCTCAAGGCACTGCTCGGCCCTGGTTGTCTCGGCGGCTGA
- the treZ gene encoding malto-oligosyltrehalose trehalohydrolase, which yields MATFEVWAPRPDRVQLELDGVRYPMVRDEANWWHADVQARPDSRYGYLLDDEDTVLPDPRSPRQPDGVHGASQRWQPAAPPAPWAGRSIEGATIYELHIGTFTPAGTLDAAAEKLDHLVDLGVDFVELMPVNAFSGSHGWGYDGVLWYAVHEPYGGPDALLRFVDACHGRGLGVLIDAVFNHLGPSGNYLPRFGPYLSSGSNPWGESINIADDGADEVRRYIIDCALRWMREFGADGLRLDAVHALVDTTAIHILEELSAETDKLATQLGRPLALIAESDMNDPRTITPRDRGGLGMTAQWDDDIHHAIHTAVSGERQGYYADFGSLQTLAQTLGHGFFHAGTYSSFRGRRHGRPLDIATVPATRLVAYTLTHDQVGNRAVGDRPSQNLTPGQLAVKAALALGSPYTAMLFMGEEWGASSPFQFFSSHPEPELARATAEGRKAEFAAHGWDADEIPDPQDPATFERSKLRWSEVDQSVHARLYQTYRALIALRHNEPDFADPWLSHLRIDYDESARWIIMYRGSFAVICNLGDVPVTVPVSGEVALAWEPPSPGDGGTQIPAQSFAVLRDVQAAQVR from the coding sequence ATGGCGACGTTCGAGGTGTGGGCACCCCGACCCGACCGGGTGCAGTTGGAGCTCGACGGTGTGCGGTACCCGATGGTGCGCGACGAGGCGAACTGGTGGCATGCCGATGTCCAGGCGCGTCCGGACAGCAGGTATGGATACCTGCTCGACGACGAGGACACGGTGCTGCCCGACCCGCGCTCACCCCGGCAACCCGACGGGGTGCACGGCGCCTCACAGCGGTGGCAGCCCGCGGCTCCGCCGGCGCCGTGGGCGGGCCGCTCGATCGAGGGCGCCACCATCTACGAGCTGCACATCGGGACCTTCACCCCGGCGGGCACCCTCGACGCGGCCGCCGAAAAGCTCGATCACCTGGTCGATCTGGGCGTCGATTTTGTGGAGCTGATGCCGGTCAACGCATTCAGCGGAAGCCACGGCTGGGGTTATGACGGTGTGCTCTGGTATGCCGTCCACGAACCCTACGGTGGGCCGGACGCACTGTTGCGCTTCGTCGATGCCTGCCATGGGCGGGGCCTCGGTGTGCTGATCGACGCCGTGTTCAACCACCTCGGACCGTCCGGGAACTACCTGCCGCGCTTCGGCCCGTATCTGTCCAGCGGCAGCAACCCGTGGGGCGAATCGATCAACATCGCCGACGACGGTGCCGACGAGGTGCGCCGCTACATCATCGACTGCGCGCTGCGCTGGATGCGCGAGTTCGGTGCCGATGGTCTGCGTCTGGACGCCGTGCATGCGCTGGTCGACACCACGGCCATTCACATCCTGGAGGAGCTGTCTGCCGAAACCGACAAGCTGGCAACGCAATTGGGTCGGCCGTTGGCGCTGATCGCCGAGAGTGACATGAATGATCCGCGGACCATCACGCCACGTGATCGAGGCGGGCTCGGGATGACGGCCCAGTGGGACGATGACATCCACCACGCCATCCACACCGCGGTCTCCGGCGAACGGCAGGGTTACTACGCCGATTTCGGCTCACTACAGACCCTGGCGCAGACATTGGGCCACGGCTTCTTCCACGCCGGCACCTATTCGTCGTTCCGCGGCCGGAGACACGGCCGCCCCCTGGACATCGCCACGGTGCCCGCGACGCGACTGGTGGCCTACACGCTGACCCACGATCAGGTCGGCAACCGCGCGGTCGGCGATCGACCATCGCAGAACCTGACACCCGGGCAGCTCGCGGTCAAGGCCGCACTTGCATTGGGATCGCCGTACACCGCCATGCTGTTCATGGGCGAGGAATGGGGTGCAAGCAGCCCCTTCCAGTTCTTCAGCTCGCATCCCGAACCGGAACTGGCCCGCGCCACCGCCGAGGGCCGCAAGGCCGAATTCGCCGCGCACGGATGGGATGCCGACGAGATCCCGGATCCACAGGACCCGGCAACCTTCGAGCGTTCCAAGCTGAGGTGGAGCGAGGTCGACCAGAGTGTGCACGCTCGCCTGTACCAGACCTACCGCGCCCTGATCGCGTTGCGGCACAACGAACCCGACTTCGCCGATCCGTGGCTGAGCCATCTGCGTATCGACTACGACGAGTCCGCACGCTGGATCATCATGTACCGCGGCAGTTTTGCGGTGATCTGTAACCTCGGCGACGTTCCGGTCACCGTGCCGGTGAGCGGCGAGGTCGCGCTGGCCTGGGAGCCGCCCTCACCAGGGGACGGCGGTACCCAGATCCCCGCGCAGTCGTTCGCGGTACTGCGGGATGTGCAGGCGGCTCAGGTCAGGTAG
- a CDS encoding ATP-binding cassette domain-containing protein: protein MIELNGVAKTFGGVTALRDVSFAVPTGSVCALLGHNGAGKTTVVNILSTLVRPTAGSAVVAGHDVVTEAAQVRRAIGVTGQDAALDLRLTGRENLVLFARLRGLSKSGARARADELITQFDMSGAADRPVSGYSGGMRRRIDIAVSLVVQPTVLFLDEPTTGLDPRSRRDVWDLVSALSAQHITVLLTTQYLEEADVLSDSVVILDSGRVVASGTADELKRRAGPGYCQMTVMHAEDLPRIAAALTDFDEVEVDAKAMRVSVPAARGTATLSEVFRRLEDIGVELLDISLRRPTLDEVFLHLTAPSPAS, encoded by the coding sequence GTGATCGAGCTCAACGGTGTCGCCAAGACGTTCGGCGGCGTCACCGCTCTGCGGGACGTGAGCTTCGCGGTCCCCACCGGTTCGGTATGCGCCCTGCTCGGCCACAACGGTGCGGGCAAGACCACCGTGGTCAACATCCTCTCGACACTGGTGCGGCCCACGGCGGGCTCGGCGGTGGTGGCAGGCCATGATGTGGTCACCGAAGCCGCGCAGGTGCGCCGCGCCATCGGGGTCACCGGCCAGGACGCGGCGCTGGACCTGCGTCTGACCGGCCGGGAGAACCTGGTGCTGTTCGCCCGCCTGCGCGGGTTGTCGAAGAGCGGGGCCCGGGCCAGGGCCGACGAGCTGATCACCCAGTTCGACATGAGCGGGGCCGCCGACCGGCCGGTGAGCGGATACTCCGGCGGCATGCGCCGGCGCATCGACATCGCCGTGTCGCTGGTGGTGCAGCCCACCGTGCTGTTCCTCGACGAGCCGACGACCGGACTGGACCCGCGCAGTCGGCGAGACGTGTGGGATTTGGTCTCGGCACTGTCGGCGCAGCACATCACCGTCCTGCTGACCACCCAGTATCTGGAGGAGGCGGATGTGCTCAGCGACTCCGTCGTGATTCTGGATTCGGGCCGCGTGGTCGCCAGCGGGACGGCCGACGAACTGAAACGGCGAGCCGGGCCCGGCTACTGCCAGATGACGGTGATGCACGCCGAGGATCTGCCCCGCATCGCCGCGGCGCTCACCGATTTCGACGAGGTCGAGGTGGACGCGAAGGCCATGCGCGTCTCGGTGCCTGCCGCGCGCGGCACGGCGACGCTGTCGGAGGTGTTCCGACGCCTGGAGGACATCGGCGTCGAACTCCTCGACATCTCGTTGCGACGCCCGACGCTGGACGAGGTGTTCCTGCACCTGACCGCCCCCTCCCCCGCATCGTGA
- the ilvA gene encoding threonine ammonia-lyase IlvA, protein MSTDLNQSTSPLTATDVDEAAERISGVVTVSPLQFSDRLSQITGAQVYLKREDLQAVRSYKLRGAYNMLMQLTAEELAAGVVCSSAGNHAQGFALACRSMGVHGRVYVPAKTPKQKRDRIRYHGGEFIELIVGGKTYDMAAQAALDDVARTGATLVPPYDDPRTMAGQGTIAVELLDQLPGEPDLVIVPIGGGGCIAGITTYLAERTTGTAVLGAEPAGAASMLAALAAGAPVTLEHVDQFVDGAAVARAGTHTFAALAAAGDMVSVTAVDEGAVCSAMLDLYQNEGIIAEPAGALSVAALLEADITPGATVVCIISGGNNDVSRYGEILERSLVHRGLKHYFLVDFPQEPGALRGFLDTVLGPNDDITLFEYVKRNNRETGEALVGIEMGSAGDLDGLLTRMQASDAHVELLEPGSPTYRYLT, encoded by the coding sequence GTGTCCACCGATCTGAACCAGAGCACCTCGCCGCTGACCGCCACCGACGTGGATGAGGCTGCCGAGCGAATTTCGGGTGTGGTCACGGTGAGTCCACTGCAGTTCAGCGATCGGCTGTCCCAGATCACCGGTGCGCAGGTCTATCTCAAGCGCGAGGATCTGCAGGCGGTGCGCTCCTACAAGCTGCGCGGCGCCTACAACATGCTGATGCAGCTGACCGCCGAGGAGCTCGCCGCCGGGGTGGTGTGTTCCTCGGCGGGCAACCATGCCCAGGGCTTCGCGTTGGCCTGCCGGTCGATGGGCGTGCACGGACGCGTCTACGTGCCCGCCAAGACGCCCAAGCAGAAGCGCGACCGCATCCGTTACCACGGGGGCGAGTTCATCGAACTGATCGTCGGCGGCAAGACCTATGACATGGCCGCCCAGGCTGCGCTCGATGATGTGGCCCGCACCGGAGCGACGCTGGTGCCGCCCTATGACGACCCGCGCACGATGGCCGGCCAGGGCACCATCGCCGTCGAGCTGCTCGACCAGCTGCCCGGTGAACCGGACCTGGTGATCGTCCCGATCGGCGGCGGCGGGTGTATCGCCGGTATCACCACCTATCTTGCCGAGCGCACCACCGGTACCGCGGTACTCGGTGCCGAACCCGCGGGCGCGGCCTCGATGTTGGCCGCCCTCGCGGCCGGCGCCCCGGTGACGCTGGAGCATGTCGATCAGTTCGTCGACGGGGCGGCGGTGGCCCGCGCGGGTACGCACACCTTCGCCGCCTTGGCCGCCGCGGGTGACATGGTGTCGGTGACCGCGGTCGACGAGGGCGCGGTGTGCTCGGCGATGCTCGACCTGTACCAGAACGAGGGCATCATCGCCGAGCCGGCCGGCGCGCTGTCGGTCGCCGCGCTGTTGGAGGCCGATATCACCCCCGGTGCGACGGTGGTGTGCATCATTTCCGGCGGCAACAACGACGTGTCGCGTTACGGGGAGATCCTGGAACGCTCCCTGGTGCACCGTGGGCTCAAGCACTACTTCCTCGTCGACTTCCCACAGGAGCCCGGCGCGCTGCGGGGCTTCCTCGACACGGTGCTCGGGCCCAACGACGACATCACCCTCTTCGAGTACGTCAAGCGCAACAACCGGGAGACAGGCGAAGCCCTGGTCGGCATCGAGATGGGCTCGGCCGGCGACCTGGACGGACTGTTGACCCGCATGCAGGCCTCCGATGCCCACGTCGAACTGCTCGAGCCGGGTTCTCCGACGTACCGCTACCTGACCTGA
- a CDS encoding MerR family transcriptional regulator, producing MTGALAAGLTIGEVSRRTGIAQTTLRYYEQVGLLPAPDRVGGQRRYQETVLVRLEIIRACKTAGFALEDIAVLIGDDTPGRPASRALAQAKLAEIDATIASLLRAKETIRRGMECQCPSIDACACGVDLQPVSVDT from the coding sequence ATGACCGGGGCGTTGGCGGCCGGGTTGACCATCGGCGAAGTGTCTCGCCGTACCGGGATTGCCCAGACCACCCTGCGGTACTACGAGCAGGTCGGGCTGTTGCCCGCCCCGGACCGGGTGGGCGGTCAACGCCGTTATCAGGAGACGGTGCTGGTCCGGCTGGAGATCATTCGCGCATGCAAGACGGCGGGGTTTGCGCTGGAGGACATCGCGGTGCTGATCGGCGATGACACGCCGGGTCGACCCGCCTCCCGGGCGTTGGCGCAGGCCAAGCTGGCCGAGATCGACGCGACCATCGCCTCGCTGCTGCGCGCCAAGGAGACCATCCGCCGAGGGATGGAATGCCAGTGCCCGTCGATCGATGCGTGCGCGTGCGGGGTCGATCTGCAACCGGTGTCGGTCGATACCTAG